One window of the Mycobacterium haemophilum DSM 44634 genome contains the following:
- a CDS encoding LLM class flavin-dependent oxidoreductase, whose product MKVGLLVVPMHPFESYRMMLTVAEEANVDSFWVPDHLLGTTHPDLWPDMALASLSPDSDAWYDPFACIAAIGHESSLPMGVCVTDAIRRCAPDVVRTTLTLHQLCRGGFCLGVGAGEAENLVPFGYDFSTPVAHLEAFLIELRALLDHGVMPAGESRGRIGLPLQRDDLGSPKVWVAGHGPRMLRLTGEYGDGWIPAWPMSASSYGDKRRTIAEHAERVGRPMPECALHIGLIIGESRNYVAELMDRDPLGKLCALMCSAETWTKYGMTHPGGPQCRGLMDLIYHDLDPKQLRALAPTIPFELVEEFMFIGNATEIADRVRGYADNGLQHVILGNATGVVGGFDEINANTTELLTLITALREF is encoded by the coding sequence GTGAAGGTCGGCTTGCTCGTGGTGCCGATGCACCCCTTCGAGTCGTACCGCATGATGCTGACCGTCGCCGAAGAGGCCAACGTCGACTCATTCTGGGTGCCCGACCATTTGCTAGGCACGACACACCCTGACCTGTGGCCTGACATGGCTTTGGCTTCGCTATCACCCGATTCTGACGCCTGGTACGACCCGTTTGCCTGCATCGCTGCTATCGGTCATGAATCAAGTCTTCCGATGGGAGTCTGTGTCACCGACGCGATCCGACGGTGCGCACCTGACGTGGTGAGGACCACATTGACCCTGCACCAGCTCTGCCGCGGCGGATTCTGCCTCGGAGTCGGTGCCGGGGAAGCCGAGAATCTTGTGCCCTTCGGCTATGATTTCTCCACTCCCGTAGCACATTTGGAAGCGTTCCTGATCGAGCTGCGAGCGCTCCTCGACCACGGTGTCATGCCGGCCGGGGAATCCCGCGGCCGTATCGGTCTGCCACTGCAACGTGACGACCTCGGCTCCCCGAAGGTTTGGGTGGCCGGACATGGACCGCGGATGCTACGTCTGACCGGCGAGTATGGCGATGGCTGGATTCCAGCCTGGCCGATGAGCGCTTCGAGCTACGGCGACAAGCGCCGCACAATTGCAGAGCACGCCGAGCGGGTCGGACGGCCGATGCCAGAGTGTGCATTGCATATCGGCTTGATCATCGGCGAATCCCGCAACTATGTCGCCGAACTGATGGACCGCGATCCCCTCGGAAAGCTATGTGCTCTCATGTGTTCCGCCGAGACCTGGACCAAATATGGAATGACCCATCCTGGCGGACCACAATGCCGCGGTCTGATGGACCTGATCTACCACGACCTCGATCCGAAACAGCTTCGTGCGCTCGCACCGACAATCCCCTTCGAACTCGTCGAGGAATTCATGTTCATTGGCAACGCCACCGAAATCGCGGATAGAGTCCGCGGCTACGCCGACAACGGTCTCCAACATGTCATCTTGGGCAACGCAACCGGCGTCGTTGGCGGGTTCGACGAAATCAACGCGAACACCACAGAGCTGCTAACCCTAATAACCGCTCTTCGCGAGTTCTAA
- the glgB gene encoding 1,4-alpha-glucan branching protein GlgB: MSQSESRTDQLAESHLAPEPADVTRLLSGAHHDPHSILGAHEYADHTVIRAFRPHAVGVVAVVGDNRFGMQHLESGLFAVAIPFVDLIDYRLQVSYQGSDSYTVADAYRFLPTLGEVDLHLFAEGRHERLWEVLGAHRRSFTTADGAVDGVSFAVWAPNAKGVSLIGEFNGWNGNDAPMRMLGSSGVWELFWPGFPAEGLYKFRVHDADGVITDRADPFAFGTEVAPQTASRVTSNNYTWGDDEWMARRAQRNPVFEPMSTYEVHLGSWRPGLSYRQLARELTDYVVAHRFTHVEMLPVAEHPFAGSWGYQVTSYYAPTSRFGTPDDFRALVDALHQAGIGVIVDWVPAHFPKDAWALGRFDGTPLYEHSDPMRGEQLDWGTYVFDFGRPEVRNFLVANALYWLEEFHIDGFRVDAVASMLYLDYSRPEGGWTPNIYGGRENLEAVQFLQEMNATAHKAAPGIVTIAEESTSWPGVTRPTNIGGLGFSMKWNMGWMHDTLDYISRDPVHRSYHHNEITFSMLYAFSENYVLPLSHDEVVHGKGTLWGRMPGNNHAKAAGLRSLLAYQWAHPGKQLLFMGQEFGQRAEWSEQRGLDWFQLDENGFSNGILRLVRDLNGLYRGHPALWSQDTTSEGYSWIDANDSANNVLSFLRYAHDGSILACVFNFAGSEHSGYRLGLPSAGRWREVLNTDAVAYNGSGVGNLGGVDATDDPWHGRPASAVLVLPPMSALWLEPE, encoded by the coding sequence TTGAGCCAATCCGAGAGCCGAACCGACCAACTCGCCGAGAGCCACCTGGCGCCCGAGCCAGCCGACGTAACTCGCTTGCTCTCCGGTGCACACCACGATCCGCACAGCATCCTGGGCGCTCACGAGTATGCCGACCACACTGTCATCCGAGCGTTTCGACCGCACGCAGTCGGCGTCGTCGCGGTGGTGGGTGATAACCGGTTCGGAATGCAGCACCTCGAATCCGGCTTGTTCGCCGTGGCGATACCGTTCGTCGACCTCATCGACTACCGACTGCAGGTGAGCTATCAGGGTTCCGACTCGTATACCGTCGCGGACGCCTACCGCTTCCTGCCCACCCTGGGCGAAGTCGATCTTCATCTGTTCGCCGAGGGCCGGCATGAGCGACTCTGGGAAGTCCTTGGCGCCCATCGACGCTCGTTCACCACCGCCGACGGCGCGGTGGACGGGGTGTCGTTCGCGGTGTGGGCGCCTAACGCCAAGGGCGTCAGCTTGATCGGCGAGTTCAACGGCTGGAATGGCAACGACGCCCCGATGCGGATGCTGGGCTCGTCGGGAGTATGGGAATTGTTCTGGCCCGGGTTCCCTGCCGAAGGTCTGTACAAGTTCCGGGTGCACGACGCCGATGGTGTCATCACCGATCGGGCCGACCCGTTCGCCTTCGGCACCGAGGTGGCGCCGCAGACTGCATCGCGGGTCACGTCGAATAACTACACCTGGGGTGACGACGAGTGGATGGCACGGCGTGCGCAGCGCAACCCGGTGTTTGAGCCGATGAGCACCTACGAAGTCCATCTCGGCTCGTGGCGCCCCGGACTCAGCTACCGTCAGCTTGCCCGCGAGCTGACAGATTATGTTGTAGCACATCGGTTTACCCACGTTGAGATGCTGCCGGTTGCGGAGCATCCGTTCGCCGGATCGTGGGGATATCAGGTCACGTCGTACTACGCACCGACATCGCGATTTGGCACTCCCGACGACTTCCGGGCGCTGGTCGACGCGCTTCACCAGGCCGGCATCGGTGTCATCGTGGATTGGGTACCGGCACACTTTCCCAAGGACGCATGGGCGCTGGGGCGGTTTGACGGAACACCCCTCTATGAGCATTCCGATCCTATGCGCGGTGAGCAATTAGACTGGGGCACTTACGTATTCGACTTCGGTCGTCCGGAGGTGCGTAACTTCTTGGTGGCCAATGCGTTGTACTGGCTCGAAGAGTTCCACATCGACGGATTCCGGGTGGACGCGGTCGCGTCGATGTTGTACCTCGACTACTCACGTCCCGAGGGCGGCTGGACCCCGAATATCTACGGCGGGCGGGAAAACTTGGAAGCGGTGCAGTTCCTGCAGGAGATGAACGCCACAGCACACAAAGCCGCGCCAGGCATTGTCACCATCGCCGAGGAGTCGACGTCATGGCCCGGCGTGACGCGACCGACCAACATTGGCGGACTGGGCTTTTCGATGAAGTGGAACATGGGCTGGATGCACGACACGCTCGACTACATCAGCCGCGATCCGGTGCACCGCAGCTACCACCACAACGAAATAACGTTCTCCATGCTGTACGCATTCAGCGAGAATTACGTGCTGCCGCTCAGCCACGACGAGGTGGTGCACGGCAAGGGCACGCTGTGGGGGCGGATGCCGGGCAACAACCACGCCAAGGCCGCCGGACTACGCAGCCTGCTCGCCTACCAGTGGGCGCACCCGGGCAAGCAACTGTTGTTCATGGGCCAGGAGTTCGGCCAGCGCGCCGAATGGTCGGAGCAGCGTGGCCTGGACTGGTTCCAACTCGACGAAAACGGTTTCTCCAACGGGATTCTGCGCCTCGTACGCGACCTCAACGGCCTCTACCGCGGCCACCCGGCGCTGTGGAGTCAAGACACCACCTCCGAGGGCTATTCCTGGATCGACGCCAACGACTCCGCCAACAACGTACTGAGTTTCCTGCGATATGCCCACGACGGCTCGATACTGGCCTGTGTATTCAATTTCGCTGGTTCAGAACACAGCGGCTACCGGCTCGGCCTGCCGTCGGCCGGACGCTGGCGTGAGGTGTTGAACACCGATGCTGTCGCCTACAACGGCTCCGGGGTCGGCAACCTCGGCGGCGTCGACGCCACCGATGATCCGTGGCACGGCCGCCCGGCGTCAGCGGTGCTGGTGCTGCCGCCGATGTCGGCATTGTGGTTGGAACCCGAGTAG
- a CDS encoding alpha-1,4-glucan--maltose-1-phosphate maltosyltransferase → MPGRVEIDNVAPVVSCGVYPAKAVVGEMVPVSATVWREGHEAVAATLVVRYLGLRYPLTTETRRITAVQARETRPAATPAPAQRVKPLLLHMTMGQEPYVFHGQFTPDRVGLWTFRVDGWGDPIHTWRHALIAKLDAGQSETELSNDLLVGAALFERAATGVPRAQRGPLQTAAAALRTPGDPVTRTALALAPEIDELLTNYPLRDLVTRGEQFGVWVDRPLARFGSWYEMFPRSTGGWDTDGNPVHGTFATAAAALPRIADMGFDVVYLPPIHPIGKIHRKGRNNSPTAAPTDIGSPWAIGSDEGGHDAVHPSLGTIDDFDDFVAAARDLGMEVALDLALQCAPDHPWARQHRHWFTELPDGTIAYAENPPKKYQDIYPLNFDNDPAGLYDEVLRVVRHWIDHGVTFFRVDNPHTKPPDFWAWLIGQVKTTNPDVLFLSEAFTPPARQYGLAKLGFTQSYTYFTWRTAKWELTEFGNEIAELADYRRPNLFVNTPDILHAVLQHNGPGMFAIRAVLAATMSPAWGMYSGYELFEHRPVRDGSEEYLDSEKYELRPRDYPGALAEGKSLEPFIKQLNEIRRLHPALQQLRTIAFHHVDNEALLAYSKFDPATGDCVLVVVTLNALGPEEATLWLDMAALGMEPYERFWVRDEITSQEYQWGQANYIRIDPGQAVAHIINMPLLPQESRTTLLRRR, encoded by the coding sequence CGCACCGGTCGTCTCCTGCGGCGTGTACCCCGCCAAAGCCGTGGTCGGCGAGATGGTGCCGGTCAGCGCCACGGTATGGCGAGAAGGCCACGAGGCTGTCGCAGCTACCCTGGTCGTCCGCTATCTCGGGCTGCGCTATCCGCTCACGACGGAAACCCGCCGGATCACGGCGGTCCAGGCCCGCGAAACAAGGCCTGCAGCAACACCCGCCCCGGCCCAACGAGTCAAGCCGCTACTGCTTCACATGACGATGGGTCAAGAACCCTACGTTTTCCACGGTCAGTTCACCCCCGACCGCGTCGGATTGTGGACCTTCCGAGTCGACGGCTGGGGCGACCCGATACACACCTGGCGGCATGCGCTGATTGCCAAGTTGGACGCTGGCCAGAGTGAGACGGAATTGTCCAACGATCTTTTGGTCGGAGCCGCGCTGTTCGAGCGTGCCGCAACCGGTGTGCCGCGCGCGCAGCGCGGGCCGCTGCAGACGGCCGCGGCGGCGTTACGGACCCCCGGAGATCCGGTGACCCGCACCGCGCTGGCGCTGGCGCCCGAAATCGATGAACTTTTGACGAACTATCCGCTGCGGGATCTGGTTACCCGGGGCGAGCAGTTCGGGGTCTGGGTGGACCGGCCGTTGGCCCGCTTCGGCTCCTGGTACGAGATGTTTCCGCGCTCGACCGGCGGCTGGGACACCGACGGCAACCCGGTGCACGGCACCTTCGCCACTGCAGCCGCGGCACTTCCGCGTATCGCCGACATGGGATTCGATGTGGTGTACCTGCCGCCGATCCATCCGATCGGCAAGATACATCGCAAGGGCCGCAACAACTCTCCCACCGCCGCGCCGACAGATATCGGGTCTCCATGGGCGATCGGTAGCGATGAGGGTGGCCACGATGCGGTACATCCAAGCCTGGGCACTATCGACGACTTCGACGACTTCGTGGCCGCGGCACGTGATCTGGGCATGGAGGTGGCCCTGGACCTGGCGCTGCAATGCGCGCCGGATCATCCATGGGCCCGCCAACATCGGCATTGGTTCACCGAATTGCCGGACGGCACAATCGCTTACGCGGAGAATCCACCGAAAAAATACCAGGACATTTACCCGCTGAACTTCGACAACGATCCTGCTGGTCTCTACGATGAAGTGCTGCGCGTAGTGCGACATTGGATCGACCACGGCGTCACATTCTTTCGGGTCGACAATCCACACACCAAGCCACCCGATTTCTGGGCCTGGCTGATCGGCCAGGTCAAAACCACCAACCCCGACGTGCTCTTCTTATCCGAAGCCTTTACCCCGCCGGCGCGCCAGTACGGACTGGCCAAGCTCGGTTTCACGCAGTCCTATACCTACTTCACCTGGCGCACGGCCAAGTGGGAGCTCACCGAATTCGGCAACGAAATAGCCGAACTCGCCGACTACCGGCGGCCAAACCTGTTCGTCAACACCCCCGACATCCTGCACGCAGTACTCCAACATAACGGCCCGGGCATGTTCGCGATCCGCGCCGTGCTGGCGGCGACCATGAGTCCGGCTTGGGGAATGTACTCCGGTTACGAGCTGTTCGAGCATCGCCCGGTGCGCGACGGCAGCGAGGAATACCTGGATTCGGAGAAGTACGAATTGCGCCCCCGCGACTACCCTGGCGCGCTCGCCGAAGGCAAATCGCTGGAGCCATTCATTAAGCAGCTCAACGAAATTCGCCGGCTGCATCCCGCACTGCAGCAGTTGCGCACCATTGCGTTCCATCATGTGGACAACGAGGCATTGCTGGCATATAGCAAGTTCGACCCGGCCACTGGCGACTGCGTGCTAGTGGTGGTGACACTCAACGCACTTGGACCCGAGGAAGCGACGCTATGGTTAGACATGGCCGCATTGGGTATGGAGCCCTACGAACGGTTTTGGGTGCGGGATGAGATAACCAGCCAGGAATACCAATGGGGGCAAGCGAATTACATTCGTATCGATCCGGGGCAGGCAGTCGCTCACATCATCAACATGCCACTTTTACCGCAGGAATCCCGAACCACATTGCTGCGCAGGAGGTAA
- the mce gene encoding methylmalonyl-CoA epimerase: MMTTDQVDTRQLLATAQVTAIDHVGIAVADLDAAIAWYHDHLGMILVHEEVNNDQGIREAMLSARGALTGTAQIQLMAPTDESSPIAKFLDKHGPGMQQLACRVSDLDSLSKRLRAQGVRLVYDAPRLGTANSRINFIHPKDAGGVLIELVEPAS; encoded by the coding sequence GTGATGACGACCGATCAAGTCGACACCCGTCAGCTGCTGGCCACCGCGCAGGTGACAGCGATCGATCACGTCGGCATCGCGGTCGCCGACCTGGATGCAGCCATCGCCTGGTATCACGACCACCTGGGCATGATCCTGGTCCACGAGGAAGTCAACAACGACCAGGGGATCCGCGAAGCCATGCTGTCGGCACGCGGCGCCCTGACCGGCACAGCACAGATTCAGTTGATGGCCCCGACCGACGAGTCGTCGCCGATCGCGAAGTTCTTGGATAAGCACGGACCGGGCATGCAGCAACTGGCTTGTCGGGTCAGCGATCTCGACAGCCTTAGCAAGCGACTCCGCGCACAGGGAGTCCGGCTGGTCTACGACGCACCCCGGCTGGGCACGGCGAACTCACGAATCAACTTCATCCACCCGAAGGATGCTGGCGGCGTTCTGATCGAGTTGGTCGAGCCGGCGTCCTAA
- a CDS encoding thioredoxin family protein, which produces MTRPRSPIGPATAGAVDLSGLKQRAQQKTSASDPASRATSAARGAGSSENTSVTEITEANFEDEVLVRSDEVPVVVLVWSPRSDACVKLLETLSGLAADDDGTWSLATVNVDAAPRVAQIFGVDAVPTVVALAAGQPLSSFQGVQPADQLRRWLDSLLSATAGKLRGPTGSEDSAEMDPAVAQARQQLEAGDFVVAKRSYQAILDANPASVEAKAAIRQIDFLTRVTAQRPDAVAVADAAPGDIAAALAAADVQILNQDVTAAFERLIALVRSTSGDERSSVRTRLIELFELFDPADPDVIVGRRNLANALY; this is translated from the coding sequence GTGACGCGTCCGCGATCCCCCATCGGGCCTGCCACGGCCGGTGCGGTAGACCTTTCAGGTCTCAAGCAGCGAGCTCAGCAGAAGACTTCAGCAAGTGACCCCGCCAGCCGAGCAACGTCGGCGGCGCGCGGCGCGGGTAGCTCCGAAAACACCTCGGTCACTGAGATCACCGAGGCCAATTTCGAAGATGAAGTGCTGGTCCGGTCCGACGAAGTACCGGTCGTGGTGCTGGTGTGGTCACCGCGCAGTGATGCGTGCGTCAAGCTGCTTGAGACACTGTCCGGCTTGGCGGCCGACGACGACGGCACCTGGTCGTTGGCGACGGTCAACGTCGACGCGGCGCCCAGGGTGGCGCAGATCTTTGGTGTTGATGCGGTCCCGACCGTGGTCGCGCTGGCTGCTGGGCAGCCGCTGTCCAGCTTTCAGGGCGTGCAGCCTGCCGATCAGCTGCGCCGCTGGCTGGACTCGTTGCTGTCGGCGACAGCCGGCAAGCTGAGAGGGCCCACTGGTTCCGAGGATTCTGCGGAAATGGATCCCGCGGTTGCCCAAGCCCGCCAGCAACTGGAGGCCGGCGACTTCGTCGTCGCGAAGCGGTCATATCAAGCGATCTTGGATGCCAATCCGGCCAGCGTCGAAGCGAAGGCCGCGATCCGGCAGATCGACTTCCTTACGCGCGTAACCGCGCAACGCCCCGACGCGGTCGCAGTCGCTGATGCCGCGCCGGGCGACATTGCGGCGGCGTTAGCGGCCGCCGACGTGCAAATCCTCAACCAAGATGTGACCGCGGCGTTCGAGCGCCTGATCGCGTTGGTGCGCAGCACATCTGGAGATGAGCGCAGTTCGGTACGTACTCGGCTGATCGAGCTGTTCGAACTCTTCGATCCGGCCGATCCCGATGTCATCGTCGGTCGGCGCAACCTTGCCAACGCGCTGTATTGA
- a CDS encoding adenylate/guanylate cyclase domain-containing protein — protein sequence MSTTRVPTKSMAQRLGRVLETVTRQSGRLEEVPAYGSWLLGRVSESQQRRRIRIQIILTVLIAAVNLIGIGVAVLLVTVAIPAPSVFTDAPVWLTFVVMPTYFGVAMALGAYIVTRRTVLALRWAIEERKPSHNDERNTFRIPWRVARADLILWGVGTVLLTTLYGLANTMFIPRFLFAVSFCGVFVSTSSYLFTEFALRPIAAQALEAGPPPRRFAPGIMGRTMMVWLIGSGAPVIGVGLLAIFEILQRSLTRVQFATGVLIVSTVTLASGSLLMWILAWLTATPVRVVRAALKRVEQGNLQGNLVVFDGTELGELQRGFNSMVDGLRERERVRDLFGRHVGREVAAAAERERPTLGGEERHVAVVFLDIVGSTQLVTSRPATEVVALLNRFFAIVVEEVDRHHGLVNKFEGDASLAIFGAPNHLDQPEDEALATARTIADRLANEMPECQAGIGVAAGQVVAGNVGAKERFEYTVIGEPVHEAARLCELAKSHQGRVLATATALQGASENECTHWRLGETVTLRGHDHPTQLASLGG from the coding sequence ATGTCAACCACCCGGGTCCCCACGAAGAGCATGGCACAACGCTTGGGCCGGGTGCTCGAGACGGTGACTCGTCAGAGCGGCCGGTTGGAAGAAGTCCCCGCGTATGGCTCCTGGCTGCTTGGCCGGGTGTCGGAAAGCCAACAACGTCGGCGGATACGCATCCAGATCATCTTGACCGTCCTGATAGCGGCCGTGAACCTGATCGGGATCGGCGTTGCCGTGCTCTTGGTCACGGTTGCCATCCCGGCACCAAGTGTGTTCACGGACGCGCCGGTGTGGCTCACCTTCGTGGTGATGCCGACCTACTTCGGGGTTGCCATGGCCCTCGGCGCCTACATCGTTACCCGACGGACCGTACTGGCCCTGCGCTGGGCGATCGAGGAGCGCAAACCCAGCCACAACGACGAGCGCAACACGTTCCGGATACCGTGGCGAGTTGCGCGCGCCGACCTCATCCTGTGGGGAGTCGGCACGGTGCTGTTGACGACCCTCTATGGCCTGGCGAACACCATGTTCATCCCGCGCTTTCTGTTCGCAGTGAGCTTTTGCGGCGTGTTCGTCAGCACCAGCAGCTACCTGTTCACCGAGTTCGCGCTGCGCCCGATAGCCGCGCAGGCGCTCGAGGCCGGACCGCCGCCGCGGCGGTTCGCGCCGGGCATCATGGGCCGAACCATGATGGTGTGGCTGATCGGTTCGGGCGCGCCCGTCATCGGCGTCGGCCTGCTAGCGATCTTCGAAATATTGCAACGTAGTCTGACCCGGGTCCAGTTCGCGACGGGCGTGCTGATCGTGTCGACGGTAACATTGGCCTCCGGCTCCCTGCTGATGTGGATCCTGGCCTGGCTGACCGCGACCCCGGTGCGGGTCGTGCGTGCCGCACTCAAGCGCGTCGAGCAGGGAAATTTGCAGGGCAACCTGGTGGTATTCGACGGCACCGAACTCGGTGAGCTTCAGCGTGGGTTCAATTCCATGGTCGATGGACTGCGGGAGCGCGAACGCGTGCGCGATCTTTTCGGTCGACATGTGGGGCGCGAAGTCGCCGCCGCCGCGGAACGCGAGCGACCGACGCTGGGCGGGGAAGAACGCCATGTCGCCGTCGTATTCCTCGATATCGTCGGCTCCACCCAGTTGGTGACTAGCCGGCCTGCGACCGAGGTGGTTGCCTTGCTCAACCGGTTTTTCGCGATCGTCGTCGAGGAAGTGGACCGCCACCATGGACTGGTCAACAAATTCGAGGGTGACGCGTCGCTGGCAATCTTCGGGGCCCCGAATCACCTCGACCAACCCGAGGACGAAGCGCTGGCCACCGCCCGCACCATCGCCGACCGCCTGGCCAATGAAATGCCTGAGTGCCAGGCCGGTATCGGCGTGGCGGCAGGCCAGGTCGTGGCCGGCAATGTCGGCGCCAAAGAACGATTCGAGTACACCGTGATCGGCGAGCCGGTCCACGAGGCAGCTCGATTGTGCGAGCTAGCCAAGTCACACCAGGGCCGGGTATTGGCGACGGCCACGGCGCTGCAAGGTGCAAGCGAAAACGAGTGCACCCATTGGCGTTTGGGCGAGACCGTGACGCTTCGCGGGCACGATCATCCCACCCAACTGGCGTCACTTGGCGGCTAG
- a CDS encoding acetyl-CoA C-acetyltransferase has translation MTTSVIVAGARTPIGKLMGSLKDFSASDLGAIAIAAALEKANVAPSAVQYVIMGQVLTAGAGQMPARQAAVAAGIGWDVPALTINKMCLSGLNAIALADQLIRAGEFDVVVAGGQESMTKAPHLLMDSRSGYKYGDVTILDHLAYDGLHDVFTDQPMGALTEQRNDVDKFTRQEQDEFAARSHQKAAAAWKDGVFADEVVPVNIPQRKGDPLQFTEDEGIRANTTAESLAGLKPAFRRDGTITPGSASQISDGAAAVVVMNKEKAQQLGLTWLAEIGAHGVVAGPDSTLQSQPANAIKKAVDREGISTDQLDVVEINEAFAAVALASTRELGIAPELVNVNGGAIAVGHPLGMSGARITLHVALELARRGSGYGVAALCGAGGQGDALILRAG, from the coding sequence ATGACGACATCGGTGATCGTTGCTGGGGCACGGACACCCATCGGCAAGTTGATGGGGTCATTGAAGGACTTTTCGGCCAGCGATCTGGGTGCGATCGCCATTGCCGCCGCGCTGGAGAAGGCCAACGTAGCGCCGTCGGCGGTGCAGTACGTGATCATGGGCCAGGTGTTGACCGCGGGGGCCGGTCAGATGCCGGCGCGGCAGGCGGCAGTGGCGGCCGGTATCGGTTGGGATGTTCCGGCGCTGACGATCAACAAGATGTGCCTGTCCGGTCTTAACGCCATCGCGCTCGCTGACCAGCTCATTCGCGCCGGAGAATTCGATGTGGTGGTGGCCGGCGGCCAAGAATCCATGACGAAGGCACCACATCTGCTGATGGACAGCCGGTCGGGCTACAAGTACGGCGACGTCACGATTTTGGACCACCTGGCCTACGACGGCCTGCACGACGTGTTCACCGATCAACCGATGGGCGCGCTCACCGAACAGCGCAACGATGTCGACAAATTCACGCGCCAAGAACAGGACGAGTTTGCTGCCCGGTCGCACCAAAAGGCGGCCGCGGCATGGAAGGACGGCGTCTTCGCCGACGAAGTGGTGCCGGTGAACATTCCGCAGCGCAAAGGTGATCCGCTGCAGTTCACCGAGGATGAGGGGATCCGCGCCAACACCACGGCCGAGTCGTTGGCCGGTCTGAAACCGGCGTTTCGCCGCGATGGCACCATCACCCCCGGCTCTGCGTCGCAGATCTCCGATGGTGCGGCCGCCGTCGTGGTGATGAACAAAGAAAAGGCGCAGCAGCTGGGGCTGACGTGGCTGGCCGAGATCGGTGCCCACGGCGTTGTGGCCGGCCCAGATTCGACGCTGCAGTCCCAGCCGGCCAACGCCATCAAGAAGGCAGTCGACCGCGAAGGTATCTCCACCGACCAGCTCGACGTCGTAGAGATCAACGAGGCGTTTGCGGCGGTGGCGTTGGCCTCCACGCGTGAACTTGGCATCGCTCCCGAGCTCGTCAACGTCAACGGCGGCGCGATCGCTGTGGGGCACCCCCTCGGGATGTCGGGAGCCAGAATCACGTTGCATGTCGCGCTGGAATTGGCGCGTCGCGGTTCGGGCTACGGTGTTGCGGCCCTGTGCGGCGCCGGTGGCCAGGGTGACGCGCTGATTCTGCGGGCCGGTTAG
- the nucS gene encoding endonuclease NucS, translated as MRLVIAQCTVDYLGRLTAHLPSARRLLLFKADGSVSVHADDRAYKPLNWMSPPCWLTEDVAGASPVWVVENKAGEQLRITVEEVEHDSSHELGVDPGLVKDGVEAHLQALLAEHVGLLGEGYTLVRREYMTAIGPVDLLCRDEQGGSVAVEIKRRGEIDGVEQLTRYLELLNRDSVLAPVKGVFAAQQIKPQARTLATDRGIRCVTLDYDKMRGMDSDEYRLF; from the coding sequence GTGCGTCTAGTGATTGCTCAGTGCACCGTCGACTACCTTGGCCGGCTGACCGCTCACCTGCCGTCGGCGCGCAGGTTGTTGCTGTTTAAGGCGGACGGGTCGGTCAGTGTGCACGCCGACGACCGCGCCTACAAGCCGTTGAACTGGATGAGTCCGCCGTGCTGGTTGACCGAAGACGTCGCTGGCGCCTCGCCGGTCTGGGTGGTTGAAAACAAGGCCGGCGAACAATTGCGCATTACTGTTGAGGAGGTCGAGCACGACTCCAGTCACGAGTTGGGCGTGGACCCCGGGCTGGTCAAAGACGGCGTCGAAGCCCACCTACAGGCATTGCTTGCGGAGCATGTCGGGCTGCTGGGCGAGGGATACACGCTGGTCCGTCGTGAGTACATGACCGCGATCGGGCCCGTCGACCTGCTCTGCCGCGATGAACAGGGGGGATCGGTCGCGGTGGAAATCAAACGGCGTGGCGAAATTGACGGCGTCGAGCAGCTCACCCGCTACCTCGAGTTGCTGAATCGGGACAGCGTTCTCGCGCCGGTCAAGGGGGTGTTCGCCGCTCAACAGATCAAGCCGCAGGCGCGCACTTTGGCTACTGACCGCGGCATCCGTTGCGTAACATTGGATTACGACAAGATGCGGGGCATGGACAGCGATGAGTACCGGCTGTTCTAA